The genomic window CGGACACCACCCCCCTCTTCGTCATTCTGCTCGACGAGTACGAGCGGTGGACCGGGGATGCCGCGCTGGTCCGGCAACTGCGCCACCCGGCCCGGATGGCGTTGGACTGGATCGACGACTACGGCGATGCGTGCGGCGACGGCTACCTGCGCTACCAGCGCCGCAACACCCGCAACGGGCTGGTCAACCAGGGCTGGCGGAACTCGCCCGACGCGATCGTGGACCGGCACGGGCGGCAGCCCGCCTTCCCCCGGGCCACCTGCGAACTGCAGGGGTACGCGTACGACGCGAAGATCCGGGGGGCCCGGCTCGCCCGGGAGGTCTGGGACGACCCGGCGTACGCCGACCGGCTGGAGGCCGACGCCGCGCGGCTGCGGCAGCGGTTCAACCGGGACTTCTGGCTGCCGGATCGGGAGTACTACGCGCTGGCGCTGGAGCCGGACGGCAGCCCGGTCGACGCGCTCACCTCGAACCTCGGCCACCTGCTCTGGAGCGGGATCGTGGAGCCGGAACGCGCCGGAGCGCTGGCCGCCCACCTGTCCGGGCCGGAACTCTTCAGCGGCTGGGGCGTGCGGACGTACGCCGACGGGCAGCGTCCGTACAACCCGGTCGGCGCGCACCTCGGCGCGGTGTGGCCGGCGGACAACGCGCTGATCGCGACGGGCCTGCGCCGCTACGGGTACGACGCCGAGGCGGCCCGGATCGCGGCCGGCATCTTCGCGGTGGCGGAGACGCTCGGCGGTTCGCTGCCCGAGGTGGTCGCCGGGTATCCCCGCCAGGTCACGAAGTACCCGGTCCAGCTCCCGACCGCCGGTCGGCCGCAGTCGTGGTCGTCGGGGGCGCTGCTGATGCTGCTGGGCACCATCCTCGGGCTGCGTCCGTGCGGGGACAACCTGCTGGTCAACCCGGCGATGCCGGCAGGGTTCGGCCAGCTTGAGCTGCTCGACGTGCCGGGCCGCTGGGGGCGCGCCGACGCCTACGGGCGGGACCGTGCGCCCGGCCGCCGACCCCGGATGCGCTGAGCCGTCGGTCAGCCCTCGACGGCGAGCACGAGAACGGCGGTCACCGCTGCCCGGCGGCCGTCTCCTCGGACTCCGACCGGGCGGTGGGCGCGGCGGCCGGGCCGGGCGCGGCGGCCAGGTCGGGGGCGGCGGCCGGGCCGGGCGCGGCGGCCACCGGCGCCGGTTCGTCGGCGACGGCCGCCGGGCGGTTCGCGCCGCGCCGGGCCAGCCCCCGGTCGACGCCGACGAAGACCAGACCGAGCAGCCAGAACGCGACCGCGAAGAAGAGCGAGCTGAGCCCGACACCGGGGTAGCCGAGCTGTCCGGCGTCGATGAACGGGTACGGGTAGCGGTGCACGATCAGCCCGCGCACCAGGGCGAACCCGAGGTACGCCAGCGGGAAGGCGAGCCACCAGGCCGCGTACCGCGGGCGTAGCCGGCCGCGCCGGTCGAACAGCGTCCAGTCCGCGACCGCGAGCAGCGGCACGATGGTGTGCAGAAACTGGTTGCCCAGCGCCTCACCGAGCGCGCGGTCCGGCTGGACCATCGCGAACGGGCTGGCCGGGTTGGCCAGCACCAGGTGGTAGACCACGCCGGTGATGGTGATGTAGAGGGTCACCGCGCCCTTGAGCGCCGTGGGCGGTTCGGGGCGGTCCTGCCAGGCCCGCCAGGCGGCGTAGCCGGCGAAGAGCCCGACCGCCACGTTGCTCTGGATGGTGAAGTACGGCAGCAGGCCGGCCACCGTGGCCGGGCCGAGCGCGGTGAGCACGATCCCGGCCAGCACACTGATCACGATCGTCAGGCGGAAGCTGACCGCCAACCGTCGACGCCGCACGCTCATCGGGGCAAGCTATCAGCCGCTGCGCCGGCATCGGCGCTGCCGGTCCCGGCCTTCGGGGGCGCGGTTCCGCCGGTCCCGGTACCGGCGTGCCGGGTCCCCGTCGTGGCCGGAGCGGCCGTCGTACGGTTCCCCGTTCCGGTCCCGGCCGAGGCTCGGCCGGCGGTCGGGTGGCCTGACGGCGGCGGCCCGGACGGCGCCGGTGGCGTGCTCGACCGGCGGGAACGGTCGGTACCGCCCGTTGCCGTCGAAGGAGTTCGCTCCGACGCGGCCGGTGGGCGCCGCCGCGGGGTCGCCGGGGGCTTCCGCTCCGGCGCGGCACCTCCGCTCGCCGGCGTCGTCGCGCCCGGCGCCGCCCCGGGTGTGGCCGGAGCGGGCCGGGACGGGCGGTCGGGCCGCGTCGGCAGGGCCGGCTGCGTCCGCTCTGCCGAGGGCTCGGTGGCGGACGGGATCATCACGATGGGCGGTGCGCCGGTGTCGCCGCCCGCGTCGTCCGGCCCGGTCGTCGCCGGGCTCGACGGGGCGCCGGGCGGTGTCGCCGACGCGGAGGGTGTCGGGGCGTTCGGTGACGGCGTCGGGGAGTCGGCCGCGGGCAGTCGTCGCCGCAGGTCGTCAATGTCGACCCGGAGCCGGGCCCGGTGCTCGTCGTCGCCGAGTGCGGCGAGCAGCGCC from Micromonospora kangleipakensis includes these protein-coding regions:
- a CDS encoding Pr6Pr family membrane protein, with the translated sequence MSVRRRRLAVSFRLTIVISVLAGIVLTALGPATVAGLLPYFTIQSNVAVGLFAGYAAWRAWQDRPEPPTALKGAVTLYITITGVVYHLVLANPASPFAMVQPDRALGEALGNQFLHTIVPLLAVADWTLFDRRGRLRPRYAAWWLAFPLAYLGFALVRGLIVHRYPYPFIDAGQLGYPGVGLSSLFFAVAFWLLGLVFVGVDRGLARRGANRPAAVADEPAPVAAAPGPAAAPDLAAAPGPAAAPTARSESEETAAGQR